In the genome of Actinomadura graeca, one region contains:
- a CDS encoding DUF4407 domain-containing protein produces the protein MPAPKSGPRSATPKKTSVGKGPPRRRPPRTAQAEPAEPAPRPGKRRRRPLARPLTRLLANLLIVVTGARLRLVTEDERTRFVNLGALMTLTAGLAVFSASAMAAMAANSSIVSKLPVGLVFGAFVLFIDRSVTSQVAPYRNVKITVKTVPATTGRPARTTGKTGTNAKTGTNAKTGTSAKTGTNAASRPPARHGRGPRTAVKVTATMDPPKTNWSVLAPRVLITVVASLLVSEILLVMAFSGIIGEQAAADREAALRKTIARIDERHNADARPLQEEIKAQDKAVEKLRTEYAKVQRQAACQRAGTCGPIGEGPLFDDATARLKDIKAALAKEERAASTVRERDGGKLEELRTQRRAEIDTARRKSADVQDLLAKEEAFRKVTKRNGVVMVIRLLLMALLLAMDIAPILHKLTSKAEAHDRRVRNAELAALVKAEVERFKRQRDVEMATAADLERREALFLQEHETFRHELIIRKDEERLAYQKERLRLRKRRERLMKPKASPRRRASVTDLNAKRKKRA, from the coding sequence CGGGAAGCGGCGCCGCCGCCCGCTGGCACGGCCGCTGACGCGGCTGCTGGCGAACCTGCTCATCGTGGTCACCGGCGCGCGGCTGCGCCTCGTCACCGAGGACGAGCGGACCCGGTTCGTCAACCTCGGCGCGCTCATGACGCTGACCGCCGGGCTGGCCGTGTTCTCGGCCTCGGCCATGGCGGCGATGGCGGCCAACTCCTCGATCGTCTCGAAGCTGCCGGTGGGGCTGGTCTTCGGCGCGTTCGTCCTGTTCATCGACCGGTCGGTCACGAGCCAGGTCGCGCCGTACCGCAACGTGAAGATCACCGTCAAGACCGTCCCGGCCACGACCGGACGGCCCGCGCGGACGACCGGGAAGACCGGCACGAACGCCAAGACCGGCACGAACGCCAAGACCGGCACGAGCGCGAAGACCGGCACGAACGCGGCGTCCAGGCCACCGGCGCGGCACGGACGAGGACCCCGGACGGCCGTCAAGGTGACCGCGACCATGGACCCGCCCAAGACGAACTGGTCGGTGCTCGCGCCCCGCGTCCTCATCACGGTGGTGGCATCGCTCCTGGTCTCGGAGATCCTGCTGGTGATGGCCTTCAGCGGAATAATCGGCGAGCAGGCCGCGGCCGACCGCGAAGCGGCGCTGCGCAAGACCATCGCGAGGATCGACGAGCGCCACAACGCCGACGCACGTCCTCTCCAGGAGGAGATCAAGGCGCAGGACAAGGCCGTCGAGAAGCTGCGCACCGAATACGCCAAGGTGCAGCGGCAGGCCGCCTGCCAGCGCGCCGGCACCTGCGGGCCGATCGGTGAGGGACCGCTGTTCGACGACGCCACCGCCAGGCTCAAGGACATCAAGGCCGCCCTCGCCAAGGAGGAGCGGGCCGCCTCCACGGTGCGGGAACGCGACGGCGGGAAGCTCGAAGAGCTGCGGACGCAGCGCCGCGCCGAGATCGACACCGCGCGGAGGAAGAGCGCGGACGTGCAGGACCTCCTGGCCAAGGAGGAGGCGTTCCGCAAGGTCACCAAGCGGAACGGTGTCGTCATGGTGATCCGCCTGCTGCTGATGGCGCTGCTGCTGGCCATGGACATCGCCCCGATCCTCCACAAGCTGACCAGCAAGGCGGAGGCGCACGACCGGCGTGTCCGCAACGCCGAGCTGGCGGCGCTGGTGAAGGCGGAGGTCGAGCGCTTCAAGAGGCAGCGGGACGTGGAGATGGCGACGGCGGCCGACCTCGAACGTCGCGAGGCGCTCTTCTTGCAGGAGCACGAGACGTTCCGACACGAGCTCATCATCCGCAAAGACGAGGAGCGGCTCGCCTACCAGAAAGAGCGGCTGCGGTTGCGCAAGCGGCGCGAACGGCTCATGAAGCCCAAGGCGTCCCCTCGCAGGCGGGCGAGCGTGACCGACCTCAACGCCAAGCGCAAGAAGCGGGCCTAG